A single genomic interval of Arachis duranensis cultivar V14167 chromosome 7, aradu.V14167.gnm2.J7QH, whole genome shotgun sequence harbors:
- the LOC127740624 gene encoding ATP synthase subunit 9, mitochondrial — MTRMEKFEMLEGAKSMGAGAATIASAGAAVGIGNVFSSLIHSVARNPSLAKQLFGYAILGFALTEAIALFALMMAFLILFVF; from the coding sequence ATGACGAGAATGGAGAAATTCGAGATGTTAGAAGGTGCAAAATCAATGGGTGCCGGAGCTGCTACAATTGCTTCAGCGGGAGCTGCTGTAGGTATCGGAAAcgtattcagttcattaattCATTCCGTGGCAAGAAATCCATCATTGGCAAAACAGTTATTCGGATATGCAATCCTGGGCTTTGCTCTAACCGAGGCTATTGCCTTGTTCGCATTAATGATGGCCTTTCtgattctctttgttttctaa